The Vicia villosa cultivar HV-30 ecotype Madison, WI linkage group LG1, Vvil1.0, whole genome shotgun sequence genome includes a region encoding these proteins:
- the LOC131660356 gene encoding uncharacterized protein LOC131660356 produces MGTLFGRRGHNWTKMLSSKEDFTDNCMKEMQKEVEKSHNYNVLSFDRERNYFVVQETVNNNECRPLTYYNVDLQKQTCDCGKFQTFHVPCSHAIAACSHVRLNYQMFIPPVFRVRNIFKVYEQSFIGVPKEDQWTPYQGDILLHNERMRRNKKGRPNSTRIRTEMDTVEKVKRRCGICQGLHMRKKCSHRPNAAGPSN; encoded by the coding sequence ATGGGCACATTGTTTGGGAGGCGAGGTCATAATTGGACAAAAATGTTGTCATCAAAGGAGGATTTCACGGATAATTGCATGAAAGAGATGCAAAAAGAAGTAGAAAAATCTCACAATTATAATGTCCTAAGTTTTGATCGTGAGAGAAACTATTTCGTCGTCCAAGAGACAGTTAATAATAACGAGTGCCGGCCACTTACTTATTATAACGTCGACCTCCAAAAACAAACATGTGACTGTGGGAAATTTCAAACTTTTCATGTGCCCTGCTCGCATGCCATTGCAGCTTGTTCTCATGTCCGACTCAATTATCAGATGTTTATCCCTCCTGTATTTCGAGTTCGAAATATCTTCAAGGTATACGAACAAAGCTTCATCGGTGTTCCCAAAGAAGATCAATGGACTCCTTATCAAGGTGATATTCTTTTACACAATGAAAGAATGCGACGAAACAAAAAAGGTCGCCCAAACAGCACTCGCATTAGGACTGAAATGGACACCGTTGAGAAAGTAAAAAGACGATGTGGAATCTGTCAAGGATTACATATGCGCAAAAAATGTTCGCATCGGCCAAATGCAGCGGGCCCTTCTAACTAG